The proteins below are encoded in one region of Pomacea canaliculata isolate SZHN2017 linkage group LG7, ASM307304v1, whole genome shotgun sequence:
- the LOC112568492 gene encoding uncharacterized protein LOC112568492 — MKTSAQVHCVFMLLLIRTTGVLLSSCGESNFNETLRKEEYDFVNMSYTFNVTRSTNSLDRFHAAYEVCENNLKKLSCSLRWENSMNSFDRKDMSRKRGVICYGEERNLSSSEVALDIHIFQRVTRSLSAMIFSASAGRTSRPKRLIRVEVLYPPKMTSMTVDGHEVKDNYVIDEGHKVDISCAFETGNPPVIFQLLDHLLLKSSGNQGHLNYSLTARCEDEWPIISCQGSGSTRNRSVTFLVACPPQFVDSSVKFVSVQIFEAITFRVKAHTAALTGCVLTPVSLGNNIRRGVSCFLSGNPPDLVLSVYLYKEINISQGNWSLILHNEKGSANTTLCFIDGPSPTRGHRLKKL; from the exons ATGAAAACGTCTGCCCAAGTCCACTGCGTTTTCATGCTACTTCTTATACGGACAACGGGAGTGCTACTCTCTTCTT GTGGAGAATCAAACTTTAATGAGACCCTGAGAAAAGAAGAATACGATTTTGTAAACATGAGCTATACATTCAATGTAACAAGAAGCACCAATTCGCTAGATAGATTTCACGCTGCGTATGAGGTTTGTGAAAATAACCTGAAGAAATTAAGTTGCAGTCTACGTTGGGAAAACAGTATGAACTCGTTCGATAGGAAGGACATGAGTCGAAAGAGAGGGGTTATTTGTTATGGAGAAGAACGAAACCTGAGTAGTTCTGAAGTGGCTTTAGATATTCACATTTTTCAGCGTGTCACGAGGTCACTGAGTGCGATGATATTCTCTGCTAGTGCAGGCAGGACATCCAGGCCAAAACGGCTGATACGTGTTGAGGTGTTGT ACCCACCGAAAATGACAAGTATGACTGTGGATGGACATGAGGTTAAAGATAACTACGTCATAGATGAGGGTCATAAGGTTGATATTTCCTGCGCCTTTGAGACAGGGAACCCACCAGTCATTTTTCAGCTTTTGGATCATTTGTTGCTGAAATCGTCTGGTAATCAAGGACATCTGAACTATTCACTCACTGCCAGGTGTGAAGACGAGTGGCCTATAATCAGTTGTCAAGGAAGTGGGTCAACCAGGAACAGATCTGTGACCTTCCTCGTGGCAT GTCCTCCTCAGTTTGTTGACAGCTCTGTGAAGTTCGTCAGTGTACAAATCTTTGAAGCCATAACATTTCGTGTGAAGGCTCACACAGCGGCACTAACCGGATGTGTCTTGACCCCAGTGTCATTAGGCAACAATATCAGAAGGGGAGTAAGTTGTTTCCTAAGTGGTAACCCACCTGATCTCGTCTTGAGTGTTTACCTTTACAAGGAAATAAACATCAGCCAAGGAAACTGGTCGTTGATTCTTCATAATGAAAAAGGTTCTGCTAACACTACCTTGTGCTTCATAGATGGTCCCAGTCCAA CACGAGGCCATCGTCTAAAGAAGCTTtaa
- the LOC112568712 gene encoding uncharacterized protein LOC112568712: MGCNFQCDSSLKMNFTIPESGHKKDFEIFYHPDFRQQKSVVRCEWFNEYECFTESGFNVRETDDKYALITLPDSLKQNPGKFYWQISGLFRNDSFCSWIPKEICQPTSDDFKLQDTVTTAMPTDSSSSGDFGSISPDDNTSIIIGTVVGALVITLILVSSIVFFRRHRRNKCLRNPKKLKIFIDEENALPQNKNVGSAVGDEVDDSSTTNYANRSKRDSGNSFIDEKRPFLRSKEDSTQKKSEHKNKSNQGKFCDMDAGEKNSHKEIGDKNSDEGFESKDSDDSFESKDSGYDPANKTSVTDSDKKKIDDGYVGKQ, encoded by the exons ATGGGCTGCAATTTTCAGTGTGACAGTTCTCTTAAGATGAACTTTACAATTCCAGAAAGTGGACACAAGAAggactttgaaatattttatcatccCGATTTTCGACAGCAAA AAAGTGTAGTCAGATGTGAATGGTTTAATGAATACGAATGTTTCACCGAAAGTGGTTTCAACGTCAGAGAAACAGACGATAAATATGCTCTCATCACCTTACCTGACAGCTTGAAACAAAATCCAGGGAAATTCTACTGGCAAATCTCGGGTCTTTTTAGGAATGACTCATTCTGCTCTTGGATTCCTAAAG AAATCTGTCAACCTACTAGTGATGATTTCAAGCTGCAGGACACGGTTACAACCGCTATGC caacCGACAGTTCATCATCAGGGGATTTTGGAAGCATCAGCCCAG ATGACAATACTTCAATTATCATCGGTACTGTTGTTGGAGCTTTGGTGATCACTTTGATCCTGGTCAGCAGCATTGTTTTCTTCAGGAGACACAGgagaaacaaat GTCTGAGAAATccgaagaaattaaaaat ATTTATTGATGAAGAAAATGCCCTACCTCAGAATAAAAACGTTGGCAGTGCTGTAGGCGATGAGGTTGATGACAGCTCAACCACAAATTACGCAAACAG AAGTAAAAGAGATTCAGGCAACAGTTTCATCGATGAGAAGAGACCATTTCTTAG GAGTAAAGAAGACTCTACGCAGAAGAAATCAGagcacaaaaacaaatccaATCAAGGAAAATTCTGTGATATGGAcgctggggaaaaaaacagtcaTAAAGAAATTGGTGACAAAAATAGTGATGAAGGTTTTGAGAGTAAGGACAGTGATGACAGTTTTGAGAGTAAAGACAGTGGTTATGATCCTGCGAATAAAACCAGTGTTACCGACTCCGACAAGAAGAAAATTGATGACGGGTATGTGGGAAAACAGTGA
- the LOC112568574 gene encoding uncharacterized protein LOC112568574: MAVKNWSPGDGTFCSCERHIISSEQTWEIKISQLVSRSLSVMQLSFEDYANNEKTTQVIRTIFLNVLYPSKVTSLTVDGHEVNGTHFINEGQEVTISCSFDPGNPPVDFRLVDKTRELAVGEGRLNYPLSIQCEDNWPRVNCEGNGSKENRTVSFLLKCPPQFLDGAIKNVSLPAVAATFRVKAHTTAVEGCVLTSMSLEEKTTRAVKCILNGNPPDLVLSLYLDTETSIAQGKWKLILLNEKGFANTTLSIIKRSDLDGGGFKEHGLQK; the protein is encoded by the exons ATGGCTGTCAAGAACTGGAGTCCTGGGGATGGAACGTTCTGCTCGTGCGAGCGACATATCATCAGCTCTGAGCAAACatgggaaataaaaatttcacaaCTGGTCAGTCGGTCACTAAGTGTGATGCAGCTCTCCTTTGAAGACTATGCCAATAATGAAAAGACAACTCAAGTGATACGCACGATATTTCTCAATGTTCTAT ATCCGTCTAAAGTCACAAGTCTGACTGTAGACGGACACGAAGTGAATGGCACTCATTTCATCAACGAGGGTCAGGAGGTCACTATCTCCTGCTCCTTTGACCCTGGAAACCCGCCTGTCGACTTCCGTCTGGTGGACAAAACTAGGGAACTTGCTGTAGGTGAAGGTCGTCTTAACTATCCACTCTCAATCCAGTGTGAAGATAACTGGCCGAGAGTTAACTGTGAAGGAAACGGGTCGAAAGAGAACAGAACTGTGTCTTTTCTTCTCAAAT GTCCTCCTCAGTTTCTCGATGGCGCCATAAAGAACGTTAGTCTTCCAGCGGTTGCCGCAACATTTCGAGTCAAAGCTCACACGACAGCAGTTGAGGGATGTGTCTTGACATCAATGTCTTTAGAAGAGAAGACCACAAGAGCAGTCAAATGTATCCTAAATGGTAATCCGCCTGATCTTGTCTTGAGTCTTTACCTTGATACAGAAACTAGCATTGCCCAAGGCAAATGGAAGTTGATTCTTCTCAATGAAAAAGGCTTTGCCAACACAACGCTGAGTATCATCAAAAGATCAG